The DNA segment ACTTGTACAGCAGGAAACCTATGGAGATATTCATTTTACTCCTGAGGGCAGAGAGCTTGCAGTTAAGGTTTATCAGCGTCATACAACAATACGATCCTTCCTTGAGGATGTACTTGGTGTTGCGCCGGAAACCGCGGAAGAGGAAGCCTGTCACATTGAGCATGTGATTAGTGAGGACACGTTTCAGAAAATTAAAAATTTCAAAAGATAGCGCTTTTTTTCAGAAATGCGCTTTTTTTTGTTGCATATTTTTGGAAAACGGAATAGAATAGTAAAGGATATCGGGATGTAGCACAGCTTGGTAGTGCGCTTGCTTCGGGAGCAAGAGGTCGCAGGTTCAAATCCTGTCATTCCGACCATTTGTAAATTAGCCTTTAAATAAAGGCTTTTTTATATTATATAGTATGGCATTGTTTTGGCATAAATATATTCCTTGATTTTATGTTCGTTTATGGCACGCAATATTGTGCCGCAAATAAATAATAAAACAGGAAAGCGGATGTATTATGGATCATATTCAGATGAAAAAGGTAATCGCATTCTATATAAGAAATGAGAGTTTTCCTGTAAAAGAGAAGCATAAAAAGCTAAAATGGTATT comes from the Erysipelotrichaceae bacterium 66202529 genome and includes:
- a CDS encoding winged helix-turn-helix transcriptional regulator, with the translated sequence MILGESLEDYLETLLILDNENGKIRCVDVAKKMDVSKPSVNKAMNVLKEKGLVQQETYGDIHFTPEGRELAVKVYQRHTTIRSFLEDVLGVAPETAEEEACHIEHVISEDTFQKIKNFKR